One stretch of Roseovarius mucosus DNA includes these proteins:
- a CDS encoding Crp/Fnr family transcriptional regulator: protein MKQSDEKATIQLSSLPTEGWLHEQPLAFQTRMAMAGRWMTVPRGGMIYTIGDAPDALFGLGQGLLDVSIAIGGDEEVTIYRAKPGFWIGDSALLAEKNRGVTVSAATDCRVFRIPINAVRRNLANNPEDWPCFFRLSHNNTMLALRVHAETLSLPPRARFARMLLRLASDDGTVRVTQEDLGRMAGMSRAAFRRAFATLIEVGAVRTDYGGLRIVDHAALERAAQPD from the coding sequence ATGAAGCAATCAGATGAAAAAGCCACCATTCAGCTCTCCAGTTTGCCCACTGAGGGCTGGCTCCACGAGCAGCCATTGGCATTCCAGACCCGCATGGCGATGGCCGGTCGTTGGATGACGGTTCCGCGCGGCGGAATGATCTATACGATTGGTGATGCCCCGGACGCGCTCTTTGGTTTGGGCCAGGGCCTTCTCGATGTTTCGATTGCAATCGGGGGCGACGAGGAAGTGACCATCTATCGGGCAAAGCCCGGCTTCTGGATCGGCGACTCGGCGCTTTTGGCGGAGAAGAACCGGGGCGTGACCGTTTCGGCGGCTACGGATTGCCGCGTTTTCCGCATCCCGATCAACGCCGTGCGCCGCAACCTTGCCAACAATCCCGAAGATTGGCCATGCTTTTTCAGGCTCAGCCACAACAACACGATGCTTGCCCTGAGGGTCCACGCCGAGACGCTTTCTCTACCCCCGCGGGCCCGGTTCGCCCGGATGCTGCTGCGTCTGGCAAGTGACGATGGAACCGTCCGAGTGACACAAGAAGACCTCGGAAGAATGGCGGGCATGAGCCGTGCCGCCTTTCGCCGCGCTTTTGCAACGCTGATCGAGGTCGGCGCGGTGCGCACGGACTATGGCGGTCTGCGGATCGTTGACCACGCCGCCCTAGAACGCGCCGCCCAACCAGACTGA
- a CDS encoding sensor histidine kinase has protein sequence MTLRRAFLLRSMPIRLAAGLVLLFALVSLLGLWASYLYTRSSFEQTLRADLTQDMAGFRAAPSAAALAALVEAEARSTDPERVVLSYFAPNGRHYGNALVARDADGYRIISYLPGNPEIEGRFLALTTSLQAGQLTVARSLAHIDALRDAFLNILGISLLPTVLVALSGGWVLARRGARHVAVISGTLDHLTSGNREARVGDVTGWSDDLARIATKVDQMARAQEDAVESLRQVSSDIAHDLKTPIQCAAVHLDDLSQSPDLTKEAREMLGRAQAELDRIVAIFHALLQLSQIESGSPRGRFAPVDLSELCQTLCDVYDPATAENGQMLICALPDAPVRPVMGDRTLLGQVLANLIENAMHHTPQGTTITVALSEAETHIDLSVTDNGPGIPEAERDLVLRRLYRLDRSRGTPGNGLGLSLVAGIAQVHDAALTLEDAGPGLRVRLRFPA, from the coding sequence ATGACCTTGAGGCGCGCCTTTTTGCTGCGCTCTATGCCGATCCGGCTGGCGGCGGGGCTTGTGCTCTTGTTCGCGCTGGTATCGCTGCTGGGGCTTTGGGCGAGTTACCTCTACACGCGGTCCTCTTTCGAGCAGACGCTCCGCGCCGATCTTACGCAGGATATGGCGGGTTTTCGCGCGGCCCCGTCTGCCGCCGCCCTCGCCGCACTGGTCGAGGCCGAGGCACGCAGCACCGATCCTGAGCGGGTCGTGCTGAGCTATTTCGCCCCGAACGGGCGGCATTATGGCAATGCGCTGGTGGCGCGCGATGCGGATGGATATCGGATCATATCCTATCTTCCGGGCAATCCTGAGATTGAGGGGCGATTTCTGGCGCTGACCACATCGCTGCAGGCTGGCCAGTTGACCGTGGCGCGCAGCCTTGCGCATATCGACGCGCTGCGGGACGCGTTTCTCAACATTCTGGGTATCTCGCTGCTGCCCACGGTTCTTGTGGCGCTGTCGGGCGGGTGGGTGCTGGCGCGGCGCGGCGCACGACATGTGGCGGTCATCAGCGGAACGCTGGATCACCTGACATCGGGAAACCGAGAGGCGCGGGTGGGGGATGTCACAGGCTGGTCAGACGATCTGGCGCGCATCGCCACCAAGGTCGATCAGATGGCCCGCGCGCAAGAGGATGCGGTCGAGAGCCTGCGGCAGGTGTCCTCGGATATTGCCCATGACCTCAAGACCCCGATCCAGTGCGCCGCCGTGCATCTGGACGATCTGAGCCAGAGCCCGGATCTGACCAAGGAGGCGCGGGAGATGCTGGGCCGGGCTCAGGCGGAACTCGACAGGATCGTGGCGATCTTTCACGCGCTCTTGCAACTGTCGCAAATCGAAAGCGGCTCGCCACGAGGGCGGTTTGCGCCGGTGGACCTGTCAGAACTGTGCCAGACGCTCTGTGATGTTTACGATCCTGCAACGGCCGAGAATGGGCAAATGCTGATCTGCGCCCTGCCGGATGCGCCCGTGCGCCCGGTGATGGGGGACCGCACCCTCTTGGGGCAGGTTCTGGCCAATCTCATCGAGAATGCGATGCACCACACCCCGCAAGGCACCACGATCACCGTTGCCCTATCAGAGGCAGAGACCCATATCGACCTGTCGGTCACGGATAACGGCCCCGGCATTCCCGAGGCAGAGCGGGATCTGGTGCTGCGCCGTCTCTACCGGCTGGATCGCAGTCGCGGGACCCCCGGAAACGGTCTGGGGCTGAGCCTGGTGGCGGGCATCGCCCAGGTGCATGACGCGGCGCTGACCCTCGAAGATGCGGGGCCGGGTCTGCGGGTTAGGCTCCGCTTTCCCGCCTAA
- a CDS encoding alpha/beta hydrolase, whose product MRDKENRPDGVIQLLPRLFGPLSPAGILVGAVLFAVSLTPSMVPRGPEIQGALGGLVFAIGYAAAYVVRSGVYWLGVQPAFRPSRVQIYAIYALALMICGFGLWMGTEWQNSIRVVWGLPELDGFATTFVVAIALAVAALLIFAGRLFELLAAKWYRRTARYLPPRVARGVGLLLALGIFWAVIDGIAFRFALRTIDTTSRIADLVIPPDLAPPTDADTPGSAASLIAWEDLGRWGRGYVISGPDRAEIAAFWEEPARQPIRVYVGLTASGTVEERAKLAFDELVRVGGFERKYLVIATPTGSGWLDPGAMNTLEYITRGDVATVAIQYSYLSSPMSVIIDPENGLAESRALFDLIYGHWTAQPPTNRPRLYLHGLSLGAFLSQETVPLLNMFGDPFHGALWTGSPFLSDMWRMVQDRRHPDSPAWRPKFGNGSLIRTANQDGGLERFEAPWGPIRLVFLQYGSDPIVFFDYSLAWRRPDWLRANRAPDLGPDMRWVPLVTMLQVGFDMAVAVGTLGYGHDYAARHYIPAWAETLEPAGWTPEIEARLIDHLRDLTPR is encoded by the coding sequence ATGCGCGACAAGGAAAATCGCCCCGATGGCGTGATTCAACTGCTGCCGAGACTGTTCGGGCCGCTCTCTCCCGCGGGCATTCTGGTTGGAGCCGTGCTCTTTGCCGTGTCGCTCACGCCGTCGATGGTGCCGCGCGGCCCCGAGATACAGGGAGCACTTGGGGGTCTTGTCTTTGCGATTGGTTATGCGGCGGCATACGTTGTCAGGTCAGGCGTTTACTGGCTGGGTGTGCAACCGGCTTTCCGGCCATCGCGCGTGCAAATCTACGCGATCTATGCGCTCGCGCTGATGATCTGCGGCTTTGGCCTCTGGATGGGCACAGAGTGGCAGAACTCGATCCGCGTAGTCTGGGGCCTGCCCGAACTCGACGGCTTTGCCACGACCTTTGTTGTCGCAATTGCCCTGGCCGTTGCCGCGCTACTAATTTTCGCGGGGCGACTTTTTGAGCTGCTCGCGGCCAAATGGTATCGTCGCACCGCGCGGTATCTGCCACCGCGTGTCGCACGGGGGGTCGGGCTGCTGCTGGCGCTGGGGATCTTCTGGGCTGTGATCGACGGGATTGCCTTTCGCTTTGCCCTCAGGACGATCGACACCACGTCGCGGATCGCCGATCTGGTGATCCCGCCTGATCTTGCACCGCCGACGGACGCGGACACGCCGGGGAGTGCGGCCTCGCTGATCGCATGGGAGGATCTGGGGCGTTGGGGGCGCGGCTATGTGATCTCGGGCCCCGACCGCGCCGAGATCGCGGCGTTCTGGGAGGAACCGGCCCGCCAACCGATCCGGGTCTATGTCGGGCTCACCGCCTCGGGGACGGTTGAAGAGCGCGCGAAGCTCGCCTTTGACGAATTGGTGCGGGTGGGCGGATTCGAAAGGAAATACCTTGTCATCGCCACGCCCACCGGGTCCGGCTGGCTCGACCCCGGTGCGATGAATACGCTGGAGTATATCACGCGGGGGGACGTGGCCACGGTCGCGATCCAGTATTCCTACCTGTCCAGCCCGATGTCGGTGATCATCGACCCTGAGAACGGGCTCGCGGAATCCCGCGCACTCTTTGATCTGATCTATGGGCACTGGACCGCGCAGCCACCGACAAACCGCCCCCGCCTCTATCTGCACGGTCTGAGCCTTGGGGCTTTCCTGTCACAGGAAACCGTTCCCCTGCTGAATATGTTCGGGGATCCCTTTCACGGCGCTCTGTGGACCGGCTCGCCGTTCCTCAGCGACATGTGGCGGATGGTGCAGGACCGGCGCCATCCCGACAGCCCGGCATGGCGTCCAAAATTCGGAAACGGGTCTTTGATCCGCACCGCCAATCAGGATGGCGGGCTGGAGCGGTTTGAGGCCCCATGGGGACCGATCCGCCTTGTGTTCTTGCAATATGGCAGCGATCCCATCGTCTTTTTCGACTATTCTCTGGCTTGGCGGCGTCCCGACTGGCTCAGAGCGAACCGCGCGCCTGATCTGGGGCCGGACATGCGCTGGGTGCCTCTTGTCACGATGTTGCAGGTCGGTTTTGACATGGCGGTTGCGGTTGGAACGCTGGGCTATGGCCATGATTACGCCGCACGCCACTATATTCCCGCCTGGGCCGAAACGCTGGAGCCTGCAGGCTGGACCCCCGAAATCGAAGCGCGGCTCATCGACCATCTGAGGGATCTCACCCCGCGCTAA
- a CDS encoding alpha/beta hydrolase, whose product MTLILAACSRPPEIIGIDNPALRPAVEAESTRHRIFITSGRAPSEEPGAFLSANRARTLGLASVDVLVPPNHSIGRLKRARRLPPDPRTEFMAVDPVTYAGDAAFVDAINRELESRPADKRTILLFVHGFNNTPTDSLLRLGQFVEDSNFEGVPVLLSWASAARTIRYVHDLNSALIARDMVPEIAEILGQTKAHSVDVFAHSMGSLLTMEGLVERDRSGELGRRKNLNTIVLAAPDIDIDLFRAQLNRLSPEIRRSIFLLISERDAALRVSARLAGGVPRVGAAPLRDLEEFGLTVIDLSDINDSSSGSHSAFAGSPDVVQLIGAGLNSAGRFGEDTSPLIDQILTVSPIRVLRQSPGG is encoded by the coding sequence ATGACACTGATCCTAGCGGCCTGTAGCCGTCCTCCTGAAATCATTGGCATCGACAATCCGGCACTCCGCCCGGCGGTTGAGGCCGAGAGCACGCGGCACCGAATTTTTATCACAAGCGGCCGCGCGCCGTCCGAGGAACCCGGAGCGTTCTTGTCGGCCAACCGCGCGCGGACACTTGGCCTTGCCTCTGTGGATGTGCTGGTTCCTCCGAACCACTCAATTGGCAGGTTGAAACGGGCAAGACGCCTGCCGCCTGACCCGCGAACAGAGTTCATGGCCGTTGATCCGGTGACCTATGCCGGTGATGCTGCCTTTGTTGACGCGATCAACCGAGAGCTTGAAAGCCGCCCCGCCGACAAGCGGACGATCCTGCTTTTTGTCCACGGGTTCAACAATACGCCAACAGATTCCCTGTTGCGGTTGGGTCAGTTTGTCGAGGATAGCAACTTTGAGGGCGTGCCTGTCTTGCTGAGCTGGGCATCTGCGGCACGCACGATCCGGTATGTTCACGATCTCAACAGCGCTCTGATTGCCCGGGATATGGTGCCTGAAATAGCCGAGATTCTGGGACAGACCAAGGCGCATAGCGTTGATGTTTTCGCGCATTCCATGGGCAGTCTCTTGACTATGGAAGGTCTTGTGGAGCGTGATCGAAGCGGTGAGCTGGGCCGTAGAAAAAATCTGAATACCATCGTTCTGGCCGCGCCCGATATCGACATTGATCTGTTCCGAGCACAGCTCAACCGGTTATCCCCCGAAATCCGGCGCTCGATCTTTTTGCTAATCTCAGAGCGGGACGCCGCTTTGCGTGTTTCTGCCCGCCTTGCCGGTGGTGTGCCCCGTGTGGGGGCTGCCCCGCTCAGGGATCTTGAGGAATTCGGGCTGACCGTGATCGACCTGTCAGACATCAACGATTCTAGCTCCGGAAGCCATTCGGCATTTGCCGGTTCGCCGGATGTCGTCCAACTGATCGGGGCGGGACTGAACAGCGCAGGTCGCTTTGGAGAGGATACGTCCCCTCTGATTGATCAGATCCTGACGGTGTCCCCCATCCGGGTTTTGCGACAGAGCCCCGGCGGCTGA
- a CDS encoding DUF4386 domain-containing protein: MTDAQARRCHMVTHTLTPELAGRVRLAGLLYLVIIIAGLGAELVLRGPLIDLGNAETTATAIIEAPGRFRLAIAADLLMALCDAGLAILFYLIFRVIAPGLALSAMVFRLIQTVLIAANLMALQTAWLLLAKAPGMADAHKLALVFLDLHGHGYDLGLVFFGASSLMMGGLVWRSGLFAKAFGVGLAVAGLVYLVGSGLRFFAPSLSSAFAPAYAITILAEVAFCLRLLLQRNPV; the protein is encoded by the coding sequence ATGACTGACGCACAGGCAAGGAGATGTCACATGGTCACTCACACACTCACCCCCGAGCTTGCAGGCAGGGTCCGGCTTGCCGGACTGCTCTATCTGGTCATCATTATCGCGGGCCTTGGCGCCGAACTTGTTCTGCGCGGTCCTCTGATCGACCTTGGCAATGCAGAGACAACCGCCACTGCAATCATTGAGGCACCGGGCAGGTTTCGGTTGGCCATCGCCGCCGACCTGCTCATGGCTTTGTGCGACGCAGGACTGGCGATCTTGTTCTACCTGATTTTCCGCGTCATTGCGCCCGGTCTGGCCCTGTCTGCAATGGTGTTCCGCCTGATCCAGACCGTGCTGATTGCCGCCAATCTCATGGCGCTGCAGACTGCGTGGTTGCTGCTGGCAAAAGCGCCCGGCATGGCCGACGCTCACAAACTTGCACTCGTGTTTCTTGATTTGCACGGCCATGGCTACGACCTGGGGCTAGTGTTTTTCGGTGCTAGCAGCCTCATGATGGGGGGGCTTGTATGGCGGTCGGGGCTTTTTGCAAAGGCCTTCGGAGTAGGACTGGCTGTTGCAGGGCTCGTTTATCTGGTCGGGAGTGGGCTGCGGTTCTTCGCACCTAGCCTGTCTTCTGCTTTTGCACCCGCGTATGCGATCACGATCCTTGCAGAGGTGGCGTTCTGCCTACGGTTGCTTCTACAACGGAATCCAGTTTGA
- a CDS encoding alkyl/aryl-sulfatase, whose translation MTTRRQFIGAIPVTGAAFALSGALFNEGPALAQEAPPPLAGHFHPKGKAPSVHTIRALEASVANLPLSDTRDFEEQARGFLAPLPDLKIMADAGNVAWDHERFLFNETQESFDSIHPSLLRIARLNNNYGLYEVIPGIYQVRGPDLANITFVRGKTGWIIFDIMTAAETARASWELFQREVGEGLPLKAVIYSHTHGDHFGGVRGIVSDEDVTSGRVEIIAPGGFMDFTISENVYAGNAMNRRLFYQYGLLLPVAPHGFVTQGLGHVVPAGASGLIAPTRSITEPIEEVEIDGLRMIFQNTPNTEAPREMNTYIPEMKALWMAENVTATLHNIYTLRGAPVRDPLNWSKYIADALFRFGQEAEVMFASHHWPRWGNARIQEVLRDQRDLYANANNQVLHYANQGVTINQIHNVYEVPKGLQAKWHCRGYHGSPEHNARGVAQRFLGFWDCNPATLIPLSPADSAPLYVDMMGGSAQIIARSRALFDAGDYLLASEIMNKLVQAEPGNVEAKDLLADVFEQLGYQQENPGLRNSFLAAAYELRTGIPQGATASSTGPDIIRAMSTELFLNFLGIRMDSQRAEGLEFSINLVTPDNGEQFIVELRNATLTNIQGFQDPAADLTLTINRADLEVTMAGIKPLDEQLADGTATAEGDLAILGQLAALMVDFDPRFEIMPGTKAKSDAADTDPYAATVGAVISE comes from the coding sequence ATGACCACAAGGCGCCAATTCATCGGAGCCATCCCCGTTACGGGCGCAGCTTTTGCGCTGAGCGGTGCGCTATTCAACGAGGGGCCAGCCTTGGCTCAGGAAGCGCCGCCACCGCTTGCGGGTCATTTCCACCCCAAAGGCAAGGCGCCCAGCGTTCACACCATCCGGGCGCTCGAGGCGTCAGTGGCAAATCTGCCGCTCTCGGATACGCGGGATTTCGAAGAGCAGGCGCGCGGCTTCCTTGCCCCCCTGCCTGACCTCAAGATCATGGCGGATGCGGGCAACGTCGCCTGGGATCACGAGCGATTTCTATTCAACGAGACGCAAGAGTCCTTTGACAGCATCCATCCCTCGCTTCTTCGGATCGCGCGGCTGAACAATAACTATGGGCTCTACGAAGTTATTCCGGGCATCTATCAGGTCCGTGGCCCCGATCTTGCCAATATTACCTTCGTGCGCGGCAAGACGGGCTGGATCATCTTTGACATTATGACAGCGGCCGAGACAGCGCGGGCGTCTTGGGAGTTGTTCCAGCGCGAGGTTGGGGAGGGTCTCCCGCTCAAGGCGGTGATTTATTCGCATACGCACGGAGATCACTTTGGTGGGGTGCGTGGCATTGTCAGCGATGAAGACGTGACCTCGGGCCGGGTCGAAATCATCGCTCCGGGCGGCTTCATGGACTTTACCATCTCGGAAAACGTCTATGCCGGGAATGCGATGAACCGGCGGCTGTTCTACCAATACGGCCTGCTTTTGCCGGTGGCCCCGCACGGGTTTGTGACGCAGGGCCTTGGCCATGTTGTGCCTGCCGGGGCATCCGGGTTGATCGCGCCCACGCGCTCGATCACCGAGCCCATCGAGGAGGTCGAGATCGACGGGTTGCGGATGATCTTTCAGAATACGCCCAACACCGAAGCCCCTCGGGAGATGAACACCTATATCCCCGAGATGAAGGCGCTGTGGATGGCCGAGAACGTGACCGCGACGCTGCACAACATCTACACGCTGCGCGGTGCTCCGGTGCGCGATCCGCTCAACTGGTCGAAATATATCGCCGATGCGCTGTTCCGCTTTGGGCAAGAGGCCGAAGTCATGTTCGCCTCGCATCACTGGCCACGTTGGGGCAACGCGCGCATTCAGGAGGTGCTCCGCGACCAGCGCGATCTCTATGCCAACGCCAACAATCAGGTGCTGCATTATGCCAATCAGGGTGTGACCATCAACCAGATCCACAATGTCTATGAGGTGCCGAAGGGGCTTCAGGCGAAATGGCATTGCCGGGGCTATCACGGCTCTCCTGAACATAACGCCCGTGGTGTGGCACAGCGCTTTCTCGGGTTCTGGGATTGTAACCCCGCGACGCTGATCCCGCTATCGCCCGCCGACTCGGCCCCGCTTTATGTCGACATGATGGGTGGCTCCGCGCAGATCATTGCGCGCTCGCGCGCCTTGTTTGACGCGGGCGACTACCTGCTTGCCTCGGAGATCATGAACAAGCTGGTTCAGGCGGAGCCGGGCAATGTCGAGGCCAAGGACCTGCTGGCCGACGTCTTTGAACAGCTTGGCTATCAGCAAGAGAATCCTGGGCTGCGCAACAGTTTCCTCGCGGCGGCCTACGAGCTTCGGACAGGTATTCCTCAGGGCGCAACCGCAAGCTCGACCGGGCCGGATATCATTCGGGCCATGTCGACCGAGCTTTTTCTCAACTTCCTTGGCATCCGGATGGACAGCCAAAGGGCGGAGGGGTTGGAATTCAGCATCAATCTTGTGACGCCGGACAATGGTGAGCAGTTCATCGTCGAGTTACGGAACGCAACGCTGACCAACATTCAGGGGTTCCAGGACCCGGCGGCGGACCTGACGCTAACGATCAACCGTGCCGATCTGGAGGTGACGATGGCGGGGATCAAGCCGCTGGACGAACAGCTTGCCGATGGCACGGCAACGGCCGAGGGCGATCTGGCAATCCTCGGACAGCTTGCGGCGTTGATGGTAGATTTCGATCCAAGGTTCGAAATCATGCCCGGCACCAAGGCAAAATCTGATGCGGCGGATACAGACCCCTACGCGGCTACGGTCGGGGCTGTCATTTCCGAGTAA
- a CDS encoding response regulator transcription factor, protein MKLLVVEDDATTGAYIARGLREEGQSVDLVSNGRDALIQATSGPYDVLIIDRMLPEIDGLTLVKTLRGAGNQTPVLFLTSLGSVDERVSGLNAGADDYLVKPFAFGELSARVAALARRPHALEQETVLRAGPLEMDLIARKVTREGQEIDLLPREFAILEHLMRRKGRVQTRTMLLEAIWDISFDPMTNVVETHISRLRAKVDKPFTTELIKTVRGAGYRIDA, encoded by the coding sequence ATGAAGCTGCTTGTGGTCGAAGACGATGCAACGACGGGGGCCTATATCGCGCGGGGTCTGCGCGAGGAAGGGCAGAGCGTCGACCTGGTCAGCAACGGGCGGGATGCGTTGATTCAGGCAACGAGCGGACCCTATGACGTTCTGATCATCGACCGAATGCTGCCGGAAATCGACGGGCTGACACTGGTCAAGACCCTGCGCGGCGCGGGCAACCAAACGCCGGTTCTTTTTCTGACCTCGCTTGGCAGCGTCGACGAACGTGTCAGCGGTTTGAACGCGGGGGCGGATGATTATCTGGTCAAACCCTTTGCCTTTGGCGAGTTATCGGCACGGGTTGCGGCGCTGGCGCGGCGTCCGCATGCGCTGGAGCAAGAGACCGTGTTGCGCGCAGGCCCTCTGGAAATGGATCTGATCGCCCGCAAGGTGACGCGAGAGGGGCAGGAGATTGACCTTTTGCCACGTGAGTTTGCCATTCTCGAACATCTCATGCGCCGCAAGGGGCGCGTGCAGACACGCACGATGCTGCTCGAGGCGATCTGGGATATCTCGTTCGATCCGATGACCAATGTGGTCGAAACCCATATCAGCCGCTTGCGGGCCAAGGTTGACAAACCCTTTACAACCGAACTTATCAAGACGGTGCGCGGTGCCGGCTACCGGATCGACGCATGA
- a CDS encoding EamA family transporter, which produces MSRTTDVLLTALAPAIWGSTYLVTTEALPAGYPVTLAALRALPAGLLLLAITRCLPPRVWLGRVFLLGAFNFALFWVLLFVAAYRLPGGVAATLGALQAMMVILMARGWLGTPIRAGAVVAAATGVLGVALLLIGPEAALDPVGIAAGLGGAASMAAGTVLSRKWQPLVSALSFTAWQLTAGGVLLLPLALIVEPALPPLSAINLAGLAWLGLIGAAATYAVWFRGVARLEPGAVSMLGMMSPVTAVILGWIWLGQSLSLLQGVGATIVLGSVWFGQRANRAPSTHAPPRPVSPQTNAA; this is translated from the coding sequence ATGTCACGCACCACCGATGTTCTTCTTACCGCGCTCGCCCCGGCCATCTGGGGCAGCACCTATCTTGTCACGACCGAGGCATTGCCTGCCGGCTATCCCGTGACGCTGGCGGCGCTGCGCGCGCTTCCTGCCGGGCTGTTGCTGCTCGCCATCACGCGCTGTCTGCCGCCGCGTGTCTGGCTTGGTCGCGTCTTTCTACTTGGCGCATTCAACTTCGCGCTGTTCTGGGTGCTGCTCTTCGTGGCCGCCTACCGGTTGCCGGGAGGTGTCGCTGCGACGCTGGGGGCGTTGCAGGCGATGATGGTAATCCTGATGGCCCGGGGCTGGCTTGGAACACCGATCCGGGCGGGTGCTGTCGTTGCAGCGGCGACCGGTGTTCTGGGTGTGGCGCTTCTGCTCATCGGACCCGAGGCCGCGCTCGATCCCGTTGGCATCGCGGCCGGCTTGGGTGGTGCAGCTTCCATGGCGGCGGGCACCGTTCTCAGCCGGAAATGGCAGCCGCTAGTTTCAGCACTGAGCTTCACGGCCTGGCAACTTACCGCGGGCGGCGTCCTTCTTCTACCGCTTGCGCTGATCGTCGAACCGGCGCTTCCGCCTCTCTCTGCCATAAACCTTGCCGGTCTCGCCTGGCTTGGCCTCATTGGTGCCGCTGCGACCTATGCAGTGTGGTTCCGGGGGGTTGCCCGACTTGAACCGGGTGCGGTCTCGATGCTCGGCATGATGAGCCCGGTGACGGCAGTCATCCTGGGTTGGATCTGGCTGGGCCAGTCCTTGTCGCTTTTGCAGGGCGTTGGGGCTACGATCGTTCTTGGGTCTGTCTGGTTCGGACAGCGAGCGAACCGCGCGCCTTCCACGCATGCGCCCCCGCGCCCTGTATCGCCGCAAACGAACGCCGCATGA
- a CDS encoding Do family serine endopeptidase, with protein MSSTPLSRRLAGSAALAAVLGATGLSLGIASPALAVPAGGYGDLVAAVSPAVVYIEVTAKAQPTNMSGQLPEDLPEELRRQFERMMPEGEMPARQGLGSGFIISEDGKIVTNNHVVEGAETVTVKLADGRAFEATVIGSDPLTDVAVLQLDTEEPLPFVRFGKSDTMRAGDEVVAVGNPYGLGGTVTSGIVSALSRNINSGPYDDYIQTDAAINRGNSGGPLFNNAGEVIGMNTAIFSPDGGSVGIGFAVPSDLVQHIVADLSDDGMITRGWLGVQIKPMPEDIAQVLGYDTPRGAVIENVTPDSPAAKAGLMQGDIILSFNETAIAELRDLTRAVAATDPEAVVPVTVLHKGTEKTLDVTIGTLANPNA; from the coding sequence ATGTCCTCCACACCTCTTTCCCGTCGCCTTGCAGGGTCCGCAGCCCTTGCCGCCGTCTTGGGCGCAACAGGCCTTTCTCTCGGCATCGCCAGCCCAGCGCTGGCTGTCCCTGCGGGGGGATATGGCGATCTTGTCGCCGCCGTCTCGCCCGCAGTGGTCTATATCGAAGTCACCGCCAAGGCACAGCCGACCAACATGTCCGGCCAATTGCCCGAAGACCTGCCCGAAGAGCTGCGCCGTCAATTCGAGCGGATGATGCCCGAGGGTGAGATGCCAGCCCGTCAAGGTCTTGGATCGGGCTTCATCATTTCCGAAGACGGCAAGATCGTCACCAACAACCACGTGGTCGAAGGTGCCGAGACCGTGACCGTCAAATTGGCCGATGGCCGCGCCTTCGAAGCCACCGTTATCGGCAGCGACCCGCTGACTGATGTGGCCGTTCTTCAGCTTGACACAGAGGAACCCCTGCCCTTCGTGCGTTTCGGCAAGTCGGACACGATGCGGGCCGGGGATGAGGTGGTTGCAGTTGGCAATCCCTACGGTCTGGGCGGCACGGTGACATCCGGCATCGTCTCGGCCCTGTCGCGCAACATCAATTCTGGCCCCTATGATGACTATATCCAGACCGATGCCGCCATCAACCGGGGCAATTCCGGCGGGCCGCTCTTCAACAATGCAGGCGAGGTGATCGGCATGAACACCGCCATCTTCTCGCCGGATGGTGGGTCGGTCGGCATTGGCTTTGCAGTCCCGTCGGACCTCGTGCAGCACATCGTGGCGGACCTGTCGGATGACGGCATGATCACCCGTGGCTGGCTGGGCGTGCAGATCAAGCCGATGCCCGAGGATATCGCGCAGGTGCTGGGTTATGACACCCCCAGAGGCGCTGTGATCGAGAATGTGACGCCCGACAGCCCCGCGGCCAAGGCGGGCCTCATGCAAGGCGACATCATCCTCAGCTTCAACGAGACCGCGATTGCCGAGTTGCGCGATCTGACCCGCGCCGTGGCTGCGACCGATCCCGAGGCCGTCGTGCCGGTCACCGTGCTGCACAAAGGCACGGAAAAGACCCTCGACGTGACGATTGGCACATTGGCTAATCCGAACGCCTGA